One segment of Methylocella silvestris BL2 DNA contains the following:
- a CDS encoding nuclear transport factor 2 family protein produces MTRTPQEIFQHHAETLVAADLDGIVYDYAEDAVILTAAGVKRGKAGVREAFVALLADLPQADWALPTVLFEGDALFLEWTAKSKENYADDGVDTFIFRDGFIRLQSVRYTLKKV; encoded by the coding sequence ATGACCCGTACGCCGCAAGAAATTTTCCAGCACCATGCCGAGACGCTCGTGGCCGCTGACCTCGACGGCATCGTCTATGATTATGCCGAAGACGCCGTCATCCTGACTGCGGCGGGCGTGAAGCGCGGCAAGGCGGGCGTTCGCGAGGCTTTCGTCGCGCTGCTCGCGGATTTGCCGCAGGCCGACTGGGCTTTGCCGACCGTCCTCTTTGAAGGGGATGCGTTGTTTCTGGAGTGGACGGCGAAATCGAAGGAAAATTACGCCGACGATGGCGTCGACACCTTCATTTTCCGCGACGGGTTCATCCGGCTGCAGTCGGTGCGCTACACGCTAAAGAAGGTCTGA
- a CDS encoding Imm74 family immunity protein produces MTKAKRRGSGPQITLTEGAIRIAWADRRLTILPSAQLPDAEEPADFVVDLDQIVAWDAPHEGAEITIEELQVIVQAIEGEFEKLGLIVELD; encoded by the coding sequence GTGACAAAGGCCAAGCGGCGCGGATCAGGACCGCAGATCACTCTGACGGAGGGCGCGATCCGGATCGCCTGGGCGGACAGGCGCCTCACGATCCTGCCCTCGGCGCAGCTTCCCGACGCCGAGGAGCCGGCCGATTTCGTCGTCGATCTCGATCAGATCGTCGCCTGGGACGCGCCTCATGAGGGCGCAGAGATCACCATCGAAGAGCTGCAGGTCATCGTGCAGGCGATCGAAGGAGAGTTCGAGAAGCTTGGCCTTATCGTCGAGCTGGATTGA
- the mutY gene encoding A/G-specific adenine glycosylase, which yields MCDAAIADAAIPDAVLAWYDRHRRVLPWRAPPGAAADPYAVWLSEIMLQQTTVAAVKSYFSAFLARWPNVDALARAPAEEVMRQWAGLGYYSRARNLHACAKTVSAKFGGQFPDEEAALRALPGLGPYTAAAVAAIAFCRKAAVVDGNVERVLSRLYAIEAPPPAGKRLIYARAEALTPAERPGDYAQAMMDLGATICTPKSPACAICPLNGACAAFRIGDPARFPVKAAKPERPLRRGAAFYVARPDGAVLVRTRPPKGLLGGMTEIPGSPWTEDFDEAGAPRHAPVEARYRRLARPVEHSFTHFALQLSVYVGEAGANMPAPDGCRWAAADLENEALPTLMRKLVSAARRREFGGDL from the coding sequence ATGTGTGACGCCGCAATCGCAGACGCCGCAATCCCAGACGCAGTTCTTGCCTGGTACGACCGTCATCGCCGCGTTCTGCCCTGGCGCGCGCCGCCCGGCGCGGCGGCCGACCCTTACGCCGTCTGGCTCTCGGAAATCATGCTGCAGCAGACGACGGTCGCGGCGGTCAAATCCTATTTCTCCGCGTTTCTGGCGCGCTGGCCCAACGTCGACGCCCTCGCGCGGGCGCCGGCCGAGGAGGTGATGCGGCAGTGGGCCGGGCTTGGCTATTATTCGCGGGCGCGCAATTTGCACGCCTGCGCCAAGACCGTGTCCGCAAAATTTGGCGGACAATTTCCGGACGAGGAGGCGGCCCTGCGCGCCCTGCCAGGTCTTGGCCCTTATACCGCCGCGGCGGTCGCCGCGATCGCCTTTTGCCGCAAGGCCGCCGTCGTCGACGGCAATGTCGAGCGCGTCCTGTCGCGCCTCTACGCGATCGAGGCGCCACCGCCGGCGGGAAAACGCCTGATCTACGCACGGGCCGAAGCGCTGACGCCGGCGGAGCGTCCCGGCGATTATGCGCAGGCGATGATGGATCTTGGCGCGACGATCTGCACGCCGAAAAGCCCCGCCTGCGCGATCTGCCCCCTGAACGGAGCCTGCGCCGCGTTCAGGATCGGCGATCCAGCGCGTTTTCCGGTGAAGGCCGCGAAACCGGAGCGGCCGCTCCGGCGAGGCGCCGCCTTTTATGTGGCGCGGCCCGACGGCGCGGTCCTGGTGCGAACGCGCCCGCCGAAAGGGCTGCTCGGCGGCATGACGGAGATCCCGGGCTCACCCTGGACCGAGGATTTCGACGAGGCCGGCGCGCCGCGCCATGCCCCGGTCGAGGCGCGCTATCGCCGGCTGGCGCGCCCGGTCGAGCACAGTTTCACGCATTTTGCCTTGCAGCTTTCGGTGTATGTGGGGGAGGCTGGGGCAAACATGCCGGCGCCCGACGGTTGCCGCTGGGCGGCGGCCGATCTTGAGAATGAGGCGCTGCCGACTCTCATGCGCAAACTCGTCAGCGCGGCGAGGCGGCGGGAATTTGGGGGAGATCTGTGA
- a CDS encoding VOC family protein, which produces MNQQSAPSAKPVPAGREGAIPYLTVRDGSGAIEFYKRAFGAAEAMRIEHEGRVGHAELEIGPAKIMLSDEFPDHEALSPQTIGGTPVLIHLYVEDVDAFIRRAEQEGLKTLRPVADQFYGDRGGKFEDPFGHRWWIASHIEDLSTEEIRRRAAALHGEAPAQG; this is translated from the coding sequence ATGAACCAGCAATCCGCGCCCAGCGCCAAGCCCGTCCCGGCAGGGCGCGAGGGCGCGATCCCCTATCTCACCGTGCGCGACGGCTCCGGCGCCATCGAATTCTACAAACGCGCTTTTGGCGCGGCGGAGGCCATGCGCATCGAGCATGAGGGGCGCGTCGGCCACGCCGAACTCGAGATCGGCCCGGCGAAAATCATGCTGTCGGATGAATTTCCCGATCATGAGGCGTTGTCGCCGCAAACGATCGGCGGCACGCCGGTATTGATCCATCTCTATGTCGAGGACGTCGACGCCTTCATCCGTCGCGCCGAGCAGGAAGGGCTGAAGACCCTACGGCCGGTGGCCGACCAGTTTTATGGCGATCGCGGCGGCAAATTCGAAGATCCGTTCGGACATCGCTGGTGGATCGCCAGTCACATCGAGGATCTCTCGACCGAGGAAATTCGCCGCCGTGCCGCGGCTCTCCACGGCGAGGCGCCGGCACAGGGCTGA
- a CDS encoding DUF721 domain-containing protein, with product MRAKRFKDPWSRPIADLVGPIIDPALARRGFGKSDVILYWEEIVGARIASMSQPIKLQWPPRGRAAATPATLIVRVETGFALELQHLAGIVVERVNAHLGWRCVDRLLLKQGPLEPRPGPRRRNAPPTPEIVKAAAAATGDIADEALRDALTRLGACVLTRSQREDGG from the coding sequence ATGCGCGCAAAGCGTTTCAAGGATCCATGGTCGCGGCCGATCGCCGACCTCGTCGGGCCGATCATCGATCCGGCGCTGGCGCGGCGCGGCTTCGGCAAATCCGACGTCATCCTCTACTGGGAGGAAATCGTCGGCGCGCGCATCGCCTCCATGTCGCAGCCGATCAAGCTGCAATGGCCGCCCCGGGGCCGCGCCGCCGCGACGCCGGCTACGCTCATCGTAAGGGTCGAGACCGGCTTCGCGCTCGAGCTTCAGCATCTTGCGGGAATTGTCGTCGAACGCGTCAACGCCCATCTTGGCTGGCGCTGCGTCGACCGGCTGCTTTTAAAACAGGGCCCGCTGGAGCCGCGGCCCGGCCCAAGACGCCGCAACGCGCCGCCGACTCCCGAAATTGTGAAGGCCGCGGCCGCTGCAACCGGCGATATCGCGGATGAAGCGCTCCGCGACGCCTTGACGCGCCTCGGCGCCTGTGTGCTAACCCGCTCCCAGCGCGAGGACGGCGGCTGA
- a CDS encoding DsbA family protein, with the protein MTTLTKAPANPSRRFLFRFAGAALALAAAFVVPAAFGAAPALAQGATVPPDQLMAPGALPDLPLGSADAPITIVEYASMTCSHCAAFHTTTFPVLKSKYIDTGKVRFILREFPLDPLATAGFMLARCAGDDKRNAIVDLLFAQQKNWAFTEKPVEALSSLLKQAGIGQEGFEACLKNQELYNNVNKVRDNASAKFNVTATPTFFINGKKESGEISPETLDKLLEPLLKG; encoded by the coding sequence ATGACGACTTTGACCAAAGCTCCGGCCAATCCGAGCCGGCGATTCCTGTTCCGTTTCGCCGGCGCGGCGCTGGCCCTCGCCGCCGCCTTCGTGGTCCCCGCCGCATTCGGCGCGGCGCCTGCGCTGGCCCAAGGCGCGACCGTTCCGCCCGATCAGCTGATGGCGCCGGGCGCCCTTCCCGATTTGCCGCTCGGATCCGCCGACGCTCCAATCACCATCGTCGAATACGCCTCGATGACGTGCTCGCATTGCGCCGCCTTCCACACGACGACCTTCCCGGTGCTGAAAAGCAAATATATCGATACGGGCAAGGTGCGCTTCATCCTGCGCGAATTTCCGCTCGACCCCCTGGCGACCGCCGGCTTCATGCTGGCCCGCTGCGCCGGCGACGACAAGCGCAACGCCATCGTCGATCTTCTCTTTGCGCAGCAGAAGAACTGGGCCTTTACCGAAAAGCCGGTCGAGGCGCTTTCGTCCCTCCTGAAACAGGCGGGCATCGGACAGGAGGGGTTCGAAGCCTGCCTGAAGAACCAGGAGCTTTACAACAACGTCAACAAGGTGCGCGACAACGCCTCGGCGAAATTCAACGTGACCGCGACGCCAACTTTCTTCATCAATGGCAAGAAGGAAAGCGGCGAGATCTCGCCGGAGACGCTCGACAAATTGCTGGAGCCTCTGCTGAAGGGGTGA
- a CDS encoding iron-sulfur cluster assembly protein, which translates to MPHEPKWIFDASIPQAERTRFIDDCVASFKTVFDPEIPCDIYELGLIYKVDVTADRLVKVDMTLTAPGCPVAGELTRSVETAVNSVGGILGVIVDVVFDPPWDQARMSDEARVALDMF; encoded by the coding sequence ATGCCGCATGAGCCGAAGTGGATCTTCGACGCGTCGATTCCGCAGGCCGAACGCACAAGATTCATCGACGATTGCGTCGCTTCCTTCAAGACCGTCTTCGATCCCGAAATTCCCTGCGATATCTATGAGCTCGGCCTGATCTACAAGGTCGACGTGACAGCCGACCGCCTGGTCAAGGTCGATATGACCCTGACGGCCCCCGGTTGCCCCGTCGCCGGCGAGTTGACGCGCTCGGTCGAGACGGCGGTCAATTCCGTCGGCGGCATTCTGGGCGTGATCGTCGACGTCGTCTTCGATCCGCCATGGGATCAGGCGCGAATGTCGGACGAGGCGCGCGTCGCGCTGGATATGTTCTGA
- a CDS encoding SufB/SufD family protein, whose amino-acid sequence MSAPLTPPRTPAEAALAEAFDAALPGLPGGPDARKLREAAFSKFYDAGLPHRRIEAWHYTDLRALMRTAAPLAEPASAEALAALREKLAASAPGQRLVVVDGVFVAELSDPAPEGVVIQSLASVLAAGRPDLIALLAAQDFGGTDTIVSLNAALMQDGVVIEVAPGAVVAEPIRIVYASTASEPRASYARSALIVGAGASVRLIEDDFGAQAAQTNRCLVVSVADDAACDHIVSMTGMGRASLRIESMIVRLGARVKFKSFGLIGDGGVVRRQIFMRFDGADSEGLLSGVSLLRGREHADTTLLVEHAGTGCAGRETFKYVLDEEAVGVFQGKITVEKEAQKTDGRMMSKALLLSDGVAMNNKPELEIFADDVACGHGATCGGLDENQLFYLQTRGLPFAEAEALLLEAFAADLVDELLDEATGAELREKIVGWLSARGTTPVTGGPA is encoded by the coding sequence ATGAGCGCTCCATTGACGCCGCCGCGCACGCCCGCCGAGGCTGCCCTCGCCGAAGCGTTCGACGCCGCCCTGCCAGGCTTGCCCGGGGGCCCGGACGCGCGAAAATTGCGAGAGGCGGCGTTCAGCAAGTTTTACGACGCCGGCCTGCCGCATCGGCGCATCGAAGCGTGGCACTACACCGATCTGCGCGCGCTGATGCGCACCGCCGCGCCGCTCGCCGAACCGGCTTCGGCTGAGGCGCTCGCCGCATTGCGCGAAAAACTCGCCGCCTCCGCGCCGGGCCAGCGTCTCGTCGTCGTCGACGGCGTGTTCGTCGCCGAATTGTCGGATCCGGCGCCGGAAGGCGTCGTCATCCAGTCGCTCGCCTCGGTTCTCGCCGCCGGGCGTCCCGATTTGATCGCGCTGCTGGCGGCGCAGGATTTCGGCGGAACCGACACGATCGTCTCGCTCAACGCCGCGCTGATGCAGGACGGCGTCGTCATCGAGGTCGCGCCCGGCGCCGTGGTCGCCGAGCCGATCCGCATCGTCTACGCCTCGACCGCGAGCGAGCCGCGCGCGTCCTATGCGCGCTCGGCGCTGATCGTCGGCGCCGGGGCGTCGGTTCGGCTGATCGAGGATGATTTCGGCGCGCAGGCGGCGCAGACCAATCGCTGCCTGGTCGTATCGGTCGCCGACGACGCGGCCTGCGACCACATCGTCTCGATGACGGGAATGGGCCGCGCCAGTCTTCGCATCGAGAGCATGATCGTCCGCCTTGGCGCGCGCGTGAAGTTCAAGAGTTTTGGGCTGATCGGCGACGGCGGCGTCGTGCGCCGTCAGATCTTCATGCGCTTCGACGGCGCTGATTCCGAGGGGCTTCTCAGCGGCGTCTCTCTGCTGCGCGGCCGCGAGCACGCCGACACGACCTTGCTGGTCGAACATGCCGGCACGGGCTGCGCCGGGCGCGAGACCTTCAAATATGTCCTCGACGAAGAAGCTGTCGGGGTGTTCCAGGGCAAGATCACCGTCGAGAAAGAGGCGCAGAAGACCGACGGACGGATGATGAGCAAGGCGCTGCTCCTGTCCGATGGCGTCGCCATGAACAACAAGCCCGAGCTTGAGATCTTCGCGGACGACGTCGCCTGCGGCCATGGCGCGACCTGCGGCGGCCTCGACGAAAATCAGCTTTTCTATCTGCAGACGCGCGGCTTGCCCTTCGCCGAGGCCGAGGCGCTGTTGCTCGAGGCCTTCGCCGCCGATCTCGTCGACGAACTTCTCGACGAGGCCACCGGCGCCGAATTGCGCGAAAAGATCGTGGGCTGGCTGTCGGCCAGAGGGACGACCCCAGTCACGGGAGGTCCGGCATGA
- the sufC gene encoding Fe-S cluster assembly ATPase SufC, whose protein sequence is MLEIKNLTVSIDGRPILDDLNLTVRDGEVAAIMGPNGTGKSTLSYVIAGRKDYTVESGEILLDGVDLLGLEPDVRAAKGVFLAFQYPLEIPGVATMTFLKAALNAQRKQRGEEELSTPELMKRVKAGAEKLEIKPDMLKRALNVGFSGGEKKRMDILQMALLEPTLAILDETDSGLDIDALRVVAAGVNALRSPKRSFLIITHYQRLLDYIVPDTVHVMAKGRIAKTGGADLALELEKSGYRDYVADAA, encoded by the coding sequence ATGCTGGAAATCAAGAATCTCACCGTCTCGATCGACGGCCGCCCCATTCTCGACGATCTCAACCTGACCGTGCGGGACGGTGAAGTCGCGGCCATCATGGGCCCGAACGGCACCGGCAAATCGACGCTGTCCTACGTCATCGCCGGGCGCAAGGACTATACGGTGGAATCGGGCGAGATCCTTCTCGATGGGGTCGATCTGCTCGGCCTCGAACCGGATGTGCGGGCCGCCAAGGGCGTCTTTCTGGCGTTTCAATATCCGCTCGAAATTCCGGGCGTTGCGACCATGACCTTCCTCAAGGCGGCGCTGAACGCGCAGCGCAAGCAGCGCGGCGAGGAGGAATTGTCGACGCCGGAACTCATGAAGCGGGTCAAGGCCGGCGCCGAAAAGCTCGAAATCAAGCCGGATATGCTGAAGCGGGCGCTGAACGTCGGCTTCTCCGGCGGCGAAAAGAAGCGCATGGACATTTTGCAGATGGCGCTGCTCGAGCCGACCCTCGCCATTCTCGACGAGACCGACTCCGGGCTCGATATCGACGCGCTGCGCGTCGTGGCGGCGGGCGTCAACGCCCTTCGCTCGCCAAAGCGCAGCTTCCTCATCATCACCCACTATCAGCGCCTGCTCGACTATATCGTGCCGGACACGGTGCATGTCATGGCCAAGGGCCGAATCGCCAAGACCGGCGGCGCCGATCTCGCGCTTGAGCTCGAAAAGAGCGGCTATCGCGACTATGTCGCCGACGCGGCCTGA
- the sufB gene encoding Fe-S cluster assembly protein SufB, producing the protein MAAVQETVDRVKSIDVSEYKYGFFSDIESEKAPKGLNEDIVRFISAKKNEPDWLTQWRLGAFRRWLTMAEPTWARVDFPKIDYQDLYYYSAPKTAAGPKSLDEVDPELLKVYAKLGIPLGEQEILAGVAPERRVAVDAVFDSVSVVTTFKEELAKAGVIFCPISEAVHTHPELVQKYLGSVVPTTDNYFATLNSAVFSDGSFVYIPPGVRCPMELSTYFRINEQNTGQFERTLIIADKGSYVSYLEGCTAPKRDENQLHAAVVELVTHEDAEIKYSTVQNWYPGDSEGKGGIFNFVTKRGDCRGARSKISWTQVETGSAITWKYPSCILRGDESRGEFYSIAISNGRQQVDSGTKMIHLGKNTTSRIISKGISAGKSQNTYRGQVSSHRKATGARNFTNCDSLLIGNSCGAHTVPYIESRNTSTQFEHEATTSKISDDQLFYCMQRGLSAEEATALIVNGFVRDVLQQLPMEFAVEAQKLIAISLEGSVG; encoded by the coding sequence ATGGCAGCGGTCCAGGAGACCGTCGATCGCGTCAAGTCGATCGACGTCAGCGAGTATAAGTACGGTTTCTTTTCTGACATCGAGTCTGAAAAGGCTCCAAAAGGTCTGAATGAGGACATTGTCAGATTTATCTCGGCCAAAAAGAATGAGCCGGACTGGCTGACGCAATGGCGTCTTGGCGCCTTCCGCCGCTGGCTGACCATGGCCGAGCCGACCTGGGCTCGCGTCGATTTTCCGAAAATCGATTATCAGGACCTCTACTATTATTCGGCGCCGAAGACGGCCGCCGGCCCGAAATCGCTCGATGAAGTCGATCCGGAGCTGTTGAAGGTCTACGCCAAGCTGGGCATTCCGCTCGGCGAACAGGAGATTCTGGCCGGCGTCGCGCCGGAGCGCCGCGTCGCAGTCGACGCCGTGTTCGATTCCGTCTCGGTCGTCACCACCTTCAAGGAAGAGCTGGCAAAGGCGGGCGTGATCTTCTGCCCGATCTCCGAGGCCGTCCATACCCACCCTGAACTGGTGCAGAAATATCTCGGCTCGGTCGTGCCGACCACCGACAATTATTTCGCGACGCTGAACAGCGCCGTGTTTTCCGACGGCTCCTTCGTCTACATCCCGCCGGGGGTGCGCTGCCCGATGGAGCTCTCGACCTATTTCCGCATCAACGAGCAGAACACCGGCCAGTTCGAGCGGACGCTGATCATCGCCGATAAGGGCTCCTACGTCTCCTATCTCGAAGGCTGCACCGCGCCGAAGCGGGATGAGAACCAGCTTCACGCCGCCGTCGTCGAGCTGGTCACCCATGAGGACGCCGAGATCAAATATTCGACGGTGCAGAATTGGTATCCGGGCGATTCAGAGGGCAAGGGCGGGATCTTCAATTTCGTCACCAAGCGCGGCGACTGCCGCGGCGCCCGGTCGAAAATCTCCTGGACGCAGGTCGAGACTGGATCGGCGATCACCTGGAAATATCCGTCCTGCATCCTGCGCGGCGACGAATCGCGCGGCGAATTTTACTCGATCGCCATCTCGAACGGGCGCCAGCAGGTCGATTCCGGCACCAAGATGATCCATCTCGGCAAGAACACGACGAGCCGGATCATCTCGAAGGGCATTTCGGCGGGAAAATCGCAGAACACCTATCGCGGCCAGGTCTCCTCGCACCGCAAGGCGACGGGCGCGCGCAATTTCACCAATTGTGACTCGCTGCTGATCGGCAATTCCTGCGGCGCGCATACGGTGCCCTATATCGAATCGCGCAATACGAGCACGCAATTCGAGCATGAGGCGACGACGTCGAAAATCTCCGACGACCAGCTGTTCTATTGCATGCAGCGCGGGCTCTCGGCGGAAGAGGCGACGGCGCTGATCGTCAACGGCTTCGTCCGTGACGTGCTGCAGCAGCTGCCGATGGAATTCGCGGTCGAAGCGCAAAAGCTGATCGCGATCTCGCTCGAAGGCAGCGTCGGCTAG
- a CDS encoding cysteine desulfurase family protein — protein sequence MPPIRAYLDHNATTPLRPAAREAMLAVLDRPGNASSVHAEGRAARALIENARIALGGFINAPPKAIVFASGGTEALNLALTPTLRLGATGPFDMLLVGAGEHAAVLSGHRFAPETVAIATLTPGGVIDLEELGRTLRQNQGRRILLALQAANNETGVIQPVAAAAALAHAAGGALICDAVQAAGKIDCDLARLGADAIVVSAHKFGGPQGAAALCFREETSHIGATMVRGGGQERGFRGGTENVAAIAGMAAALGPAREAVERSDQLASWRDEIETEIARFAPDATVFGQGEERLPNTSCFAIPGVEAQLLLMRLDIEGVAVSSGSACSSGKVKRSHVLTAMRVAPDLARGAIRVSLGWDSTKADCATFVGALENAVRAVKARTLRASGQMA from the coding sequence GTGCCGCCGATCCGCGCCTATCTCGATCATAATGCGACGACGCCGCTGCGCCCGGCGGCGCGCGAGGCGATGCTGGCCGTGCTCGACCGGCCGGGCAACGCCTCCTCCGTTCATGCCGAGGGCCGCGCCGCGCGCGCGCTGATCGAAAACGCCCGGATCGCGCTTGGCGGTTTTATCAACGCGCCGCCGAAAGCGATCGTGTTCGCCTCCGGCGGCACCGAGGCGCTCAATCTGGCTTTGACGCCGACGCTTCGACTCGGAGCGACCGGACCTTTCGACATGCTGCTGGTCGGCGCCGGCGAACATGCCGCGGTCCTTTCCGGACATCGATTTGCGCCGGAGACTGTCGCAATCGCGACATTAACGCCGGGCGGCGTGATCGATCTTGAGGAGCTGGGCCGGACCTTGCGGCAGAATCAGGGCCGGCGAATCCTGCTGGCGCTGCAGGCGGCGAACAATGAGACCGGCGTCATCCAGCCCGTCGCCGCCGCCGCCGCGCTGGCGCATGCCGCAGGCGGCGCGCTCATCTGCGACGCCGTGCAGGCGGCCGGCAAGATCGATTGCGACCTCGCCCGCCTCGGTGCGGACGCCATTGTCGTGTCGGCGCATAAGTTTGGCGGCCCGCAGGGCGCGGCGGCGCTTTGCTTCAGAGAGGAGACTTCCCATATAGGGGCGACGATGGTTCGCGGCGGCGGTCAGGAGCGCGGCTTTCGCGGCGGCACGGAAAATGTCGCGGCGATCGCAGGGATGGCGGCGGCGCTCGGGCCCGCGCGGGAGGCGGTCGAGCGATCTGACCAATTGGCGTCCTGGCGCGACGAGATCGAGACTGAAATCGCACGGTTCGCGCCGGACGCAACGGTTTTCGGACAGGGCGAGGAGCGCTTGCCGAACACGAGCTGTTTCGCGATCCCGGGCGTCGAGGCACAGCTCTTGCTCATGAGGCTGGATATCGAGGGCGTCGCCGTATCCTCAGGGTCCGCGTGTTCATCCGGAAAGGTGAAGCGGTCCCATGTTCTGACGGCGATGCGCGTCGCGCCGGATTTGGCGCGCGGCGCTATCCGGGTCAGTCTGGGCTGGGATTCGACGAAGGCCGATTGCGCGACGTTCGTCGGGGCGCTCGAAAATGCGGTCCGAGCCGTCAAGGCGAGGACGCTGCGGGCGTCTGGTCAAATGGCGTGA
- a CDS encoding alpha/beta hydrolase encodes MPEVMFNGPAGRIEGRFHPSTVRGAPIAIILHPHPQFGGTMNNQIVYNLYYAFAERGFAVLRFNFRGVGRSQGSFDHGQGELSDAAAALDWAQSVNPEARACWIAGISFGSWIGMQLLMRRPEIEGFISIAPPANRFDFSFLAPCPSSGLFVHGDQDRVAPLKEVTALIEKLKTQKGILIEHAVIPGANHFFENRVEPLIEEVGIYLDRRLGNPPRLPTPTRSDVAEKR; translated from the coding sequence ATGCCAGAAGTTATGTTCAATGGTCCAGCGGGTCGAATTGAAGGACGGTTTCATCCATCGACCGTTCGCGGCGCGCCGATCGCCATCATTCTGCATCCGCACCCGCAATTTGGCGGGACGATGAACAATCAGATTGTGTATAATCTTTATTACGCTTTCGCCGAGCGGGGCTTCGCCGTGCTGCGGTTCAATTTCCGCGGCGTCGGGCGCAGCCAGGGCAGCTTCGATCATGGCCAGGGCGAATTGTCGGACGCCGCCGCAGCGCTCGACTGGGCGCAATCGGTCAATCCCGAAGCGCGCGCCTGCTGGATCGCCGGCATTTCCTTCGGCTCATGGATCGGCATGCAATTGCTGATGCGCCGGCCCGAGATCGAAGGCTTCATTTCCATCGCCCCGCCGGCCAACCGTTTCGATTTCTCCTTTCTCGCCCCCTGCCCTTCATCCGGCCTGTTCGTGCATGGCGATCAGGACCGCGTCGCCCCGCTGAAGGAAGTCACTGCGCTGATCGAGAAGCTGAAGACGCAAAAGGGCATTTTAATCGAGCATGCGGTGATTCCGGGCGCCAATCATTTCTTCGAAAATCGCGTCGAGCCGCTGATCGAGGAAGTCGGCATCTATCTCGACCGGCGCCTTGGCAATCCGCCACGCCTGCCGACGCCGACGCGCAGCGACGTCGCCGAGAAGCGCTAG
- a CDS encoding carboxymuconolactone decarboxylase family protein yields MRLPLIPPSDLTPEQRALYNDMSEGIAANFKGFIAVREDGALVGPWNPWLHEPAFGKASWDLVKALASNPSLPKNVREVAILVTGAHFHSAYELYAHVLVGELRGLSDEKIATIVAGQRPGDLTRQEAIAYDVASALVGGGVLPEIVYNVAVEAFGQHGAAELSYLVGLYCLVSVTLNTFDVPIPEPSK; encoded by the coding sequence ATGCGTCTTCCGTTGATACCCCCGTCAGACCTCACGCCTGAACAACGCGCGCTCTACAACGACATGAGCGAAGGCATCGCCGCCAATTTCAAGGGATTCATCGCCGTGCGCGAGGACGGCGCGCTTGTTGGGCCGTGGAATCCCTGGCTGCATGAGCCGGCGTTCGGCAAGGCGAGCTGGGATCTCGTCAAGGCGCTGGCAAGCAATCCGTCGCTCCCGAAAAATGTGCGCGAGGTCGCGATCCTGGTGACGGGCGCGCATTTCCACTCAGCCTATGAGCTCTACGCCCATGTGCTGGTCGGCGAATTGCGCGGCCTCTCGGACGAAAAGATCGCCACCATCGTCGCCGGTCAACGGCCGGGCGACCTCACGCGGCAGGAAGCGATCGCCTATGACGTCGCGAGCGCGCTAGTCGGCGGCGGCGTCCTGCCGGAAATCGTCTACAACGTGGCGGTCGAGGCGTTTGGCCAGCATGGCGCGGCCGAACTCTCCTATCTCGTCGGGCTTTATTGCCTCGTGTCGGTCACGCTCAACACCTTTGACGTGCCGATCCCCGAGCCAAGCAAATAG